One Papaver somniferum cultivar HN1 chromosome 10, ASM357369v1, whole genome shotgun sequence genomic window carries:
- the LOC113315765 gene encoding uncharacterized protein LOC113315765: MASVASTARDFSRLSVSKPSSSLLTELGPLDIFGRFLGSSISFPIGSRGTDSKIHWHKVIVVGQTFTVDDGDDRQADDPENKEFLESIKNYQLPEEFSEEGMHMVRVATYTGEDEQDDEFHRLLKMRCKYRW, from the exons ATGGCGTCTGTGGCATCTACTGCTCGCGACTTTTCTCGATTATCTGTTTCTAAACCATCTTCATCGCTTCTTACCGAATTAGGACCACTTGACATATTCGGAAGATTTCTCGGTTCTTCAATATCGTTCCCCATCGGGAGTAGGGGAACAGACAG CAAAATCCATTGGCACAAGGTTATAGTTGTGGGTCAAACTTTCACTGTTGATGATGGCGATGATCGGCAGGCAGACGATCCTGAAAACAAGGAGTTTTTGGAG AGCATCAAGAATTATCAACTTCCGGAAGAATTTTCAGAAGAGGGAATGCATATGGTTCGGGTGGCAACA TATACTGGTGAAGATGAACAGGATGATGAGTTTCATCGGCTTTTGAAGATGCGTTGTAAATATCGCTGGTAA
- the LOC113315764 gene encoding mitochondrial metalloendopeptidase OMA1-like, with amino-acid sequence MKEPTTKDVQWTDDCELGVTRVQTVKIADMENPTVSDPITRKFDIYGSADNTDRIRINRGSKHQLKQQCVSVNSPSTTNTWRVSWHSKFTSFHVFGKQTHQGAHQNFIPLSPRNRLIRFLVIGGVVITVWGLERIPYSKRFHLILVSIDLEREIGERRFNDLMKTYEGKILPETHPESVRVRSIGTEIIESLLRGLRYGKVGSGLGYNNQVQDDMRRVKKSREKGFRVATYHLEGLNWEILVVDKPEVNALCIPGGKIVVFTGLLDAFRTDAEIATIIAHEVGHLVARHKAEFISQIMWLIILKLVLDPFVAISDKMTKQIIEACKYLYLLPSSRRNEMEADCIGLLLLASAGYDPRMAPQVYEKLGDFSGDSPLDDILATHPSGKKRAEVLSRARVMGEAHILVSLNKYIVSISITEYPHFSFSEDVKESRSGILLEMLRMWVI; translated from the exons ATGAAAGAACCAACAACTAAGGATGTGCAATGGACGGACGATTGCgaattaggggtcacccgcgtcCAAACCGTCAAAATTGCGGATAtggaaaatccaaccgtgtccgaTCCAATCACCCGCAAATTTGACATCTACGGATCCGCAGATAATACGGACCGGatacggattaaccgcggat CTAAGCATCAGTTGAAGCAACAATGTGTTTCTGTGAATTCACCATCAACTACTAATACCTGGAGAGTTTCTTGGCATTCAAAGTTTACTTCTTTTCACGTATTtggaaaacaaactcatcaagGTGCACATCAAAATTTCATTCCCCTTAGTCCCAGAAATAGACTGATTAGATTTTTGGTTATTGGTGGAGTAGTTATTACTGTATGGGGATTAGAAAGAATTCCTTATTCAAAAAGATTTCATTTAATTCTTGTATCAATAGATTTGGAAAGAGAAATTGGAGAACGCAGGTTTAATGATCTAATGAAAACTTATGAAGGGAAAATTCTTCCTGAAACACATCCGGAAAGTGTCAGGGTTAGATCAATAGGCACTGAGATAATTGAATCTTTACTAAGGGGATTAAGGTATGGGAAAGTAGGGAGTGGTCTTGGATACAACAACCAAGTTCAGGATGATATGAGGAGGGTGAAAAAAAGTAGAGAAAAAGGTTTTAGAGTTGCTACTTATCATTTGGAAGGACTAAATTGGGAgattttggttgttgataaacCAGAGGTTAATGCCCTATGTATCCCCGGTGGAAAGATTGTTGTTTTCACTGGTTTGCTTGATGCTTTTAGAACAGATGCTGAGATAGCTACAATAATCGCACATGAG GTTGGGCATCTTGTGGCAAGACATAAAGCAGAATTCATCTCACAGATTATGTGGCTTATAATTCTGAAACTAGTTCTGGACCCGTTCGTTGCCATTAGTGATAAGATGACTAAACAAATAATTGAGGCATGTAAATATCTCTATCTGCTGCCTTCCTCTCGAAG GAATGAAATGGAGGCAGACTGTATTGGGTTACTCTTGCTTGCCTCAGCTGGATACGATCCTCGGATGGCGCCCCAAGTGTATGAGAAGCTTGGGGATTTTAGTGGagattcaccattagatgatatTCTTGCTACACATCCATCTGGAAAAAAGAGAGCAGAAGTACTGTCCCGAGCCAGAGTTATGGGAGAAGCCCACATTTTAGTTTCTCTGAATAAATACATAGTTTCAATCTCTATAACAGAATACCCACATTTTAGTTTCTCTGAAGATGTTAAGGAATCAAGGTCAGGCATCCTTTTGGAGATGTTAAGAATGTGGGTTATATAA
- the LOC113317403 gene encoding uncharacterized protein LOC113317403, which yields KDYFGNLHVASVYAGSSSVQLKGPEIKAELVYFLRLLTLCMLFSKKPFPVFLESGGYSQEDVLLQEPKAGLLKPAFTILCDRSSRVFLLLIRGTHSIKDTLTAVTGAVVPFHHSVIHEGGISNLVLGYAHCGMVAAARWIAKLSTPSLLKALDEHPDYKIKVVGHSLGGGTAALLTYILRERKEFSSSTCVTFAPAACMTWDLAESGKHFITTIVNGSDLVPTFSTASIDDLRSEVTASSWLNDLRDQVEQTRILNVVYRSASALGSRLPSIATAKARVAGAGALLRPVSSSTQLVMKRAQNVAQAVVRTRSSFSAWSCMGARRRSVGPFSNVNDEDDRPDQASQGTMLVGDSEVDELGYGCWRGVPGDSDTEEEEELIPVDHVSTSAAEDMTAGELWYELEKELQRQGGDDEANVQEVREEEEAAAKEITEEENTLLVDVGVVENKTSGASSFDASSEVQPFYPPGSIMHIVTVPVETRNSTSSSSSSSDDDDDDNNPITANIEERVGIYETPRELYSKLRLSRTMINDHFMPMYRKMMEQLISELEKDEDCCTHTM from the exons GGTAATTTGCATGTTGCAAGTGTTTATGCTGGGAGTAGTTCTGTTCAGCTTAAAGGTCCTGAGATCAAAGCGGAGTTGGTATATTTTCTGAGGCTGTTGACTCTTTGCATGCTTTTCTCGAAGAAGCCTTTCCCAGTGTTTTTAGAATCTGGGGGGTATTCTCAAGAGGATGTTCTCCTTCAAGAGCCTAAAGCAGGG CTTTTGAAGCCTGCTTTCACAATTTTGTGTGATAGAAGTTCAAGAGTTTTCCTCTTATTGATTCGGGGGACTCATAGTATTAAAGACACACTTACAGCGGTAACTGGGGCTGTAGTCCCATTTCATCATTCAGTTATACATGAAGGTGGTATTAGTAATTTAGTTTTAGGGTATGCACATTGTGGGATGGTTGCTGCAGCTCGGTGGATTGCAAAACTCAGTACCCCAAGCCTTTTAAAGGCACTTGATGAACATCCAGATTACAAAATTAAG GTTGTTGGGCATTCATTGGGTGGAGGTACTGCTGCACTCCTGACATATATTCTTCGCGAACGAAAGGAGTTCTCTTCGAGCACCTGCGTTACATTTGCTCCTG CTGCTTGTATGACATGGGATTTAGCAGAATCGGGCAAACACTTCATTACTACTATTGTCAATGGCTCTGACCTGGTTCCCACTTTTTCAACTGCTTCCATCGATGATCTTCGTTCAGAG GTCACAGCATCATCTTGGTTAAATGACCTGCGAGATCAAGTTGAGCAGACGAGAATCTTGAATGTTGTTTATCGTTCAGCTTCTGCTCTTGGATCTCGTCTACCGTCTATAGCTACAGCAAAGGCAAGGGTTGCTGGTGCAGGTGCTCTTCTGCGACCAGTTTCCAGCAGTACTCAG CTTGTAATGAAGAGGGCTCAGAATGTTGCTCAGGCAGTTGTCAGGACCCGTTCATCTTTCTCAGCATGGTCTTGCATGGGTGCCCGTCGCCGTAGTGTGGGTCCATTTTCAAATGTTAATGATGAAGACGACAGGCCTGATCAAGCCTCTCAAGGGACCATGTTGGTGGGAGACTCAGAGGTAGATGAACTAGGTTATGGCTGCTGGAGAGGTGTTCCAGGGGACAGTGatacagaggaagaagaggaactaATCCCGGTTGATCACGTCAGTACGTCAGCGGCTGAAGACATGACAGCAGGTGAACTGTGGTATGAGCTAGAGAAAGAGCTTCAGAGGCAAGGGGGTGATGATGAAGCAAATGTTCAAGAAGTtcgggaagaagaagaagctgctgCCAAAGAAATCACTGAAGAGGAAAATACTCTGCTAGTCGATGTAGGAGTAGTAGAAAATAAAACATCTGGAGCCTCATCCTTTGATGCTTCTTCAGAGGTCCAGCCATTTTACCCTCCTGGCAGTATAATGCATATAGTCACTGTACCAGTTGAGACAAGAAACTCCACCtcgtcttcctcttcttcttctgatgacgatgatgatgataataaccCAATCACCGCCAATATTGAAGAACGTGTGGGCATTTACGAAACACCTCGAGAACTGTATAGCAAGCttcgactttcaagaactatgattAATGATCATTTTATGCCCATGTATAGGAAAATGATGGAACAGTTGATTAGTGAACTAGAAAAGGATGAAGATTGCTGTACACATACAatgtga